A window from Peromyscus eremicus chromosome 1, PerEre_H2_v1, whole genome shotgun sequence encodes these proteins:
- the Qprt gene encoding nicotinate-nucleotide pyrophosphorylase [carboxylating]: protein MTQWIKVPAAKLGLQLLLPSTTLAALANSWLQEDCPSLNFAALVTGSAPAQAALWAKSPGVLAGRPFFDAIFTQLSCQVSWFLPEGSKLVPVVKVAEVRGPAHHLLLGERVALNTLARCSGIASVAATAVEVAKSTGWKGHVAGTRKTTPGFRLVEKYGLLVGGAAGHRYDLGGLIMVKDNHVAAAGSVKKAVRRARQAADFALKVEVECSSLKEALQAAEAGADLVLLDNFKPEELHPTAAALKAKFPSVAVEASGGVTLGNLPQFCGTHIDVISLGMLTQAAPALDFSLKLFAEGDTPVPYARRS, encoded by the exons atgactcagtggataaaggtacctgctgccaagcttg GCCTGCAGCTCCTGCTGCCCTCTACGACCCTAGCAGCCCTGGCGAACAGCTGGCTTCAGGAAGACTGCCCAAGCCTCAATTTCGCAGCCTTGGTCACCGGGTCGGCTCCAGCACAGGCTGCACTGTGGGCCAAATCCCCGGGGGTTCTGGCCGGGCGACCTTTCTTTGATGCCATCTTTACCCAACTCAGCTGCCAAGTGTCCTGGTTCCTCCCAGAGGGATCGAAGCTGGTACCTGTGGTCAAGGTGGCAGAAGTCAGGGGACCTGCCCACCACCTGCTGCTGGGGGAACGGGTGGCCCTTAACACCTTGGCCCGCTGCAGTGGGATTGCCAGTGTGGCGGCGACAGCTGTGGAGGTGGCCAAGAGCACCGGCTGGAAAGGGCATGTGGCGGGCACGAGGAAGACCACTCCGGGGTTCCGACTGGTGGAGAAGTATGGGCTCCTAGTAGGAGGGGCTGCGGGCCACCGCTACGACCTGGGAGGGCTGATAATGGTGAAAGACAACCACGTGGCGGCAGCCGGCAGTGTGAAAAAG GCCGTGCGGAGGGCCCGGCAGGCAGCTGACTTCGCTCTGAAAGTAGAGGTGGAATGCAGCAGCCTGAAGGAGGCCTTGCAGGCAGCAGAGGCTGGCGCTGATCTGGTACTACTGGACAACTTCAAGCCTGAG GAGCTGCACCCCACAGCGGCAGCACTTAAAGCCAAGTTCCCCAGCGTGGCCGTGGAAGCCAGTGGGGGCGTCACACTGGGCAACCTCCCCCAGTTCTGTGGGACCCACATTGATGTCATCTCGTTGGGGATGCTGACCCAGGCTGCTCCAGCCCTGGATTTCTCTCTCAAGCTGTTTGCTGAAGGGGATACTCCAGTGCCTTATGCCCGCAGGTCCTAA
- the C1H16orf54 gene encoding transmembrane protein C16orf54 homolog, with product MPSTPEQPSGQTEGLPEPTAESATWAVLPCGPCIPIMLGLASLAAFFIVTTAVLAERLFRRPHPDPSQQAPTLVWRPGGELWIEPTSSARERSEDWYGSSIPLLMDRAPDPPTPGGTLEGRATAPPAPSVPHSSPCSLVPQTPPEVPTQSTFWRPQTQEERLHATGLVSWVEPETRLEVGMQVGSPKAWRMRQGSPEPDWGLQPRVTLEQISAFWKREGRTSVGF from the coding sequence ATGCCTTCAACTCCGGAGCAGCCCTCAGGGCAGACCGAGGGCCTCCCAGAGCCTACAGCGGAGTCGGCCACGTGGGCAGTACTCCCGTGTGGCCCCTGTATTCCCATCATGCTGGGCCTGGCCTCTCTTGCAGCTTTCTTCATTGTGACTACTGCGGTACTGGCCGAACGCCTGTTCCGCCGCCCGCACCCGGACCCCAGCCAGCAAGCACCCACCCTAGTATGGCGCCCCGGAGGAGAGCTGTGGATTGAGCCCACAAGCAGCGCCCGGGAGCGCTCTGAGGACTGGTATGGGTCCTCCATACCCCTGCTGATGGACAGGGCTCCAGATCCCCCGACTCCTGGGGGAACTTTGGAGGGCAGAGCAACGGCTCCACCAGCCCCTTCAGTCCCTCactcttctccctgctccttaGTTCCCCAGACCCCACCAGAAGTCCCAACCCAGAGCACCTTCTGGAGGCCTCAAACCCAAGAGGAGAGGCTCCATGCCACAGGCCTAGTGAGTTGGGTTGAGCCTGAGACGAGGCTAGAGGTTGGAATGCAGGTTGGGAGCCCCAAGGCCTGGAGGATGAGGCAAGGGAGCCCTGAACCTGACTGGGGTCTCCAGCCTCGGGTCACCCTGGAGCAGATCTCAGCGTTCTGGAAGAGGGAAGGCCGGACCAGTGTGGGCTTCTGA